From the genome of Lentimonas sp. CC4, one region includes:
- a CDS encoding response regulator transcription factor, whose translation MTQTEASIPVVLIEDSEPYARALEKFFKLPSSAVECQAIYGSTEAAVQAIPDHPPSVALVDINLPGENGIECITQLKQLCPSLICIVLTMYEEDELIFDALRAGACGYLLKRTPPAEIVDAIQVAYRGGSPMSPHIARQVVGFFHRSPQPKPEDGLTPREQEVLDLLIKGMLYKEIADQLTVSLDTVRSHVRKIYGKLQIHSRTEIILKYGKRMG comes from the coding sequence ATGACTCAAACAGAAGCAAGTATTCCCGTCGTCCTAATCGAAGACAGCGAGCCCTATGCCCGCGCCTTGGAGAAATTTTTCAAGCTCCCGAGCTCGGCAGTTGAATGCCAGGCGATATACGGCAGCACCGAAGCAGCGGTGCAAGCGATACCCGATCACCCGCCTTCAGTGGCACTCGTAGACATCAACCTGCCAGGCGAAAACGGGATCGAATGTATCACGCAGCTTAAACAGCTCTGCCCCTCACTGATTTGCATCGTCCTGACCATGTATGAAGAGGACGAGTTAATCTTTGACGCCCTACGCGCAGGCGCTTGTGGCTATTTGTTAAAACGCACACCACCAGCGGAGATCGTCGACGCTATTCAAGTTGCCTATCGCGGTGGCTCACCGATGTCGCCACACATCGCTCGACAGGTGGTGGGCTTCTTTCACCGCAGCCCACAGCCAAAGCCAGAAGATGGTCTCACGCCGCGTGAACAGGAAGTGCTCGACCTACTGATCAAGGGTATGCTTTACAAAGAAATCGCAGATCAACTAACTGTCAGCCTCGACACAGTGCGCAGCCACGTCCGTAAAATCTATGGAAAGCTGCAGATTCATTCACGCACTGAGATCATTCTGAAATACGGCAAACGCATGGGGTGA